The Coffea arabica cultivar ET-39 chromosome 1e, Coffea Arabica ET-39 HiFi, whole genome shotgun sequence genome has a window encoding:
- the LOC113718499 gene encoding uncharacterized protein isoform X1 has translation MKYVLVTGGVVSGLGKGVTASSIGVVLKACGLRVTSIKIDPYLNTDAGTMSPFEHGEVFVLDDGGEVDLDLGNYERFLDVTLTRDNNITTGKIYQSVLEKERKGDYLGKTVQVILCTLLVHCSHGCMMLITHCFCIFTVFQVVPHVTDAIRNWIETVSVIPVDGKEGPADVCVIELGGTVGDIESMPFIEALRQLFFSVGQDNFCLIHVSLIPVLGVVGEQKTKPTQHSVRELRALGLTPHFLACRSAEPLLESTKLKLSQFCHVADGNILNIHDVPNIWHIPLLLRNQNAHDAILKHLNLRSVATPPELQEWTKRAETFDNLQNSVRIAMVGKYVGLPDSYLSVVKALLHACIARSLKPSVDWIAASDLEDESSESTPEAHTAAWRTLREAACVLVPGGFGDRGVRGMLLAAKYARENNVPYLGICLGMQIAVIEFARSVLGLQGANSTEFDADTQNPVVIFMPEGSKTHMGSTMRLGSRRTLLQTPDCITAKLYHNSEYVDERHRHRYEVNPEVVGILEEAGLRFVGKDESGKRMEILENPSHPFYVGVQFHPEFKSRPGRPSALFLGLILAATGQLEAYLTKQQNGSL, from the exons ATGAAGTACGTATTAGTTACCGGCGGTGTCGTCAGTGGGCTGGGCAAGGGCGTAACTGCTAGCAGTATCGGCGTCGTTCTTAAAGCTTGCGGCCTTCGCGTCACTTCCATTAAGATCG ATCCATACTTGAATACTGATGCCGGTACCATGTCTCCTTTTGAACATGGGGAAGTTTTTGTTCTGGATGATGGAGGAGAG gTTGATCTAGATTTGGGGAATTATGAAAGATTTTTGGATGTGACGCTTACAAGAGACAACAACATTACCACCGGGAAGATATATCAG TCTGTCCTtgaaaaggaacggaaaggagATTACCTTGGGAAGACAGTTCAGGTTATACTTTGTACATTACTTGTGCATTGTTCTCATGGCTGTATGATGTTGATCACCCACTGCTTTTGCATTTTTACTGTATTCCAGGTTGTTCCACATGTCACTGATGCAATTAGGAATTGGATTGAAACAGTTTCTGTCATTCCTGTGGATGGGAAGGAGGGGCCTGCTGATGTTTGTGTCATTGAATTGGGAGGCACTGTAG GTGATATTGAGTCTATGCCATTCATTGAGGCTTTACGACAGTTATTCTTCTCTGTTG GACAAGATAACTTCTGCCTCATCCATGTCAGTCTTATACCTGTTCTTGGGGTTGTGGGTGAGCAA aAAACTAAGCCTACACAACATAGTGTAAGGGAACTAAGAGCTCTAGGCTTGACACCTCATTTTTTGGCATGCCGTTCTGCTGAG CCATTGTTGGAAAGTACGAAGCTGAAGCTTTCCCAATTTTGTCACGTAGCT GATGGTAATATACTCAATATCCATGACGTTCCAAATATTTGGCACATTCCTCTTCTGCTTCGG AATCAAAATGCTCATGATGCCATTTTGAAACACCTAAATTTGAGGAG CGTTGCAACACCTCCTGAATTACAGGAGTGGACCAAGAGGGCTGAGACTTTTGATAACCTCCAAAATAGT GTTCGAATTGCGATGGTTGGGAAATATGTTGGTTTACCAGATTCTTATTTATCTGTAGTTAAG GCTCTTCTGCATGCCTGCATTGCTCGTTCACTGAAGCCATCAGTTGACTGGATTGCAGCTTCAGATCTTGAAGATGAAAGTTCAGAATCG ACACCAGAAGCTCATACTGCTGCATGGAGGACTCTAAGA GAGGCAGCATGTGTCTTAGTACCTGGTGGGTTTGGAGACCGTGGTGTGAGGGGAATGTTGTTGGCTGCCAAGTATGCAAGGGAGAATAATGTTCCTTATCTTGGGATTTGCTTAGGCATGCAGATTGCTGTGATTGAGTTTGCAAGATCT GTTTTGGGTTTGCAAGGGGCAAACAGTACAGAGTTTGATGCTGATACTCAAAATCCGGTTGTAATTTTCATGCCAGAG GGTTCTAAAACACATATGGGAAGTACCATGAGGCTTGGTAGTCGGAGAACATTGTTACAGACTCCTGATTGTATCACTGCAAAGCT GTATCATAACTCAGAATATGTGGATGAGCGACATCGACATAGATACGAG GTGAATCCTGAAGTAGTTGGCATTTTGGAGGAAGCTGGATTGAGATTTGTGGGAAAGGATGAAAGTGGGAAAAGAATGGAG ATCTTAGAGAATCCCAGCCATCCATTCTATGTGGGTGTTCAATTTCATCCAGAATTCAAGTCACGACCAGGAAGACCCTCAGCTCTGTTTTTAG GGTTAATTTTGGCGGCCACCGGGCAATTGGAAGCATACCTTACAAAGCAACAGAATGGAAGCCTATAG
- the LOC113718499 gene encoding uncharacterized protein isoform X2, with product MKYVLVTGGVVSGLGKGVTASSIGVVLKACGLRVTSIKIDPYLNTDAGTMSPFEHGEVFVLDDGGEVDLDLGNYERFLDVTLTRDNNITTGKIYQSVLEKERKGDYLGKTVQVVPHVTDAIRNWIETVSVIPVDGKEGPADVCVIELGGTVGDIESMPFIEALRQLFFSVGQDNFCLIHVSLIPVLGVVGEQKTKPTQHSVRELRALGLTPHFLACRSAEPLLESTKLKLSQFCHVADGNILNIHDVPNIWHIPLLLRNQNAHDAILKHLNLRSVATPPELQEWTKRAETFDNLQNSVRIAMVGKYVGLPDSYLSVVKALLHACIARSLKPSVDWIAASDLEDESSESTPEAHTAAWRTLREAACVLVPGGFGDRGVRGMLLAAKYARENNVPYLGICLGMQIAVIEFARSVLGLQGANSTEFDADTQNPVVIFMPEGSKTHMGSTMRLGSRRTLLQTPDCITAKLYHNSEYVDERHRHRYEVNPEVVGILEEAGLRFVGKDESGKRMEILENPSHPFYVGVQFHPEFKSRPGRPSALFLGLILAATGQLEAYLTKQQNGSL from the exons ATGAAGTACGTATTAGTTACCGGCGGTGTCGTCAGTGGGCTGGGCAAGGGCGTAACTGCTAGCAGTATCGGCGTCGTTCTTAAAGCTTGCGGCCTTCGCGTCACTTCCATTAAGATCG ATCCATACTTGAATACTGATGCCGGTACCATGTCTCCTTTTGAACATGGGGAAGTTTTTGTTCTGGATGATGGAGGAGAG gTTGATCTAGATTTGGGGAATTATGAAAGATTTTTGGATGTGACGCTTACAAGAGACAACAACATTACCACCGGGAAGATATATCAG TCTGTCCTtgaaaaggaacggaaaggagATTACCTTGGGAAGACAGTTCAG GTTGTTCCACATGTCACTGATGCAATTAGGAATTGGATTGAAACAGTTTCTGTCATTCCTGTGGATGGGAAGGAGGGGCCTGCTGATGTTTGTGTCATTGAATTGGGAGGCACTGTAG GTGATATTGAGTCTATGCCATTCATTGAGGCTTTACGACAGTTATTCTTCTCTGTTG GACAAGATAACTTCTGCCTCATCCATGTCAGTCTTATACCTGTTCTTGGGGTTGTGGGTGAGCAA aAAACTAAGCCTACACAACATAGTGTAAGGGAACTAAGAGCTCTAGGCTTGACACCTCATTTTTTGGCATGCCGTTCTGCTGAG CCATTGTTGGAAAGTACGAAGCTGAAGCTTTCCCAATTTTGTCACGTAGCT GATGGTAATATACTCAATATCCATGACGTTCCAAATATTTGGCACATTCCTCTTCTGCTTCGG AATCAAAATGCTCATGATGCCATTTTGAAACACCTAAATTTGAGGAG CGTTGCAACACCTCCTGAATTACAGGAGTGGACCAAGAGGGCTGAGACTTTTGATAACCTCCAAAATAGT GTTCGAATTGCGATGGTTGGGAAATATGTTGGTTTACCAGATTCTTATTTATCTGTAGTTAAG GCTCTTCTGCATGCCTGCATTGCTCGTTCACTGAAGCCATCAGTTGACTGGATTGCAGCTTCAGATCTTGAAGATGAAAGTTCAGAATCG ACACCAGAAGCTCATACTGCTGCATGGAGGACTCTAAGA GAGGCAGCATGTGTCTTAGTACCTGGTGGGTTTGGAGACCGTGGTGTGAGGGGAATGTTGTTGGCTGCCAAGTATGCAAGGGAGAATAATGTTCCTTATCTTGGGATTTGCTTAGGCATGCAGATTGCTGTGATTGAGTTTGCAAGATCT GTTTTGGGTTTGCAAGGGGCAAACAGTACAGAGTTTGATGCTGATACTCAAAATCCGGTTGTAATTTTCATGCCAGAG GGTTCTAAAACACATATGGGAAGTACCATGAGGCTTGGTAGTCGGAGAACATTGTTACAGACTCCTGATTGTATCACTGCAAAGCT GTATCATAACTCAGAATATGTGGATGAGCGACATCGACATAGATACGAG GTGAATCCTGAAGTAGTTGGCATTTTGGAGGAAGCTGGATTGAGATTTGTGGGAAAGGATGAAAGTGGGAAAAGAATGGAG ATCTTAGAGAATCCCAGCCATCCATTCTATGTGGGTGTTCAATTTCATCCAGAATTCAAGTCACGACCAGGAAGACCCTCAGCTCTGTTTTTAG GGTTAATTTTGGCGGCCACCGGGCAATTGGAAGCATACCTTACAAAGCAACAGAATGGAAGCCTATAG
- the LOC113718511 gene encoding uncharacterized protein — MGSEANSSSSASSAAVAAAGSPSGKRSRDPEDEVYLDNLHSHKRYLSEIMASSLNGLTVGDHLPYNIMDSPARSESIFYLRDEMSLEYSPMSEDSDDSRYYETSINTCLAQPESRPTSPVSPYRNQRQLIGVSSGLPTTSYAAHSCPSAPATSSQSRQRGSDSEGRFPSSPSDICHSADLRRAALLRSVQMRTQPLGSSSFDPPSSSVQEPGHNMETEDRPCSYMKSLVDDTGYQIEECSPLTIEPKNQEKSCGTFNTNLRRDDPGE, encoded by the exons ATGGGTTCGGAAGCGAACTCCTCCTCCTCTGCGTCATCGGCGGCGGTGGCGGCAGCGGGGTCTCCTAGTGGGAAACGAAGTAGAGATCCCGAGGACGAGGTTTATCTTGACAATCTCCATTCCCACAAGCGTTATCTCAGCGAG ATAATGGCCTCAAGTTTGAATGGGTTGACAGTTGGTGATCACCTGCCTTATAATATCATGGATTCCCCTGCAAGGTCTGAAAGCATTTTCTATTTGAG GGATGAGATGTCTTTGGAATACTCTCCCATGTCTGAAGATTCTGATGACTCTCGGTACTATGAAACTTCGATCAATACTTGTTTGGCTCAGCCTGAGAGCAGACCAACCAGTCCTGTATCGCCTTATAGGAACCAAAGACAGCTGATTGGGGTTTCTTCAGGCCTTCCCACCACATCATATGCTGCACATAGTTGTCCTTCTGCACCTGCCACGTCTTCACAATCTCGTCAACGAGGCTCAGATTCTGAGGGTCGTTTTCCATCATCACCCAGTGATATATGCCACTCTGCAGATTTGAGGAGAGCTGCACTTCTACGTTCCGTGCAAATGAGGACACAACCTTTAGGGTCATCATCATTTGATCCACCGTCGAGTTCAGTTCAGGAGCCTGGGCATAATATGGAAACAGAAGATCGCCCATGTTCTTATATGAAGTCTTTAGTAGATGATACGGGATACCAGATTGAAGAATGCTCCCCATTGACGATAGAGCCTAAAAACCAGGAAAAATCTTGTGGAACTTTTAACACGAATTTGAGAAGAGACGATCCTGGGGAATAA
- the LOC113718524 gene encoding uncharacterized protein: MKSRLAASVYPLLVGEWRRDVCKSISLASMFPTFNGRCHFVSRFCYLGLQSPVRAMHTSSVEDDFSELGPPVAGNAAMPLKLVTEKVEPFLRKTDFGGKASLSRSFPAECRSGIKDTNLNLHKSFQTSNFKLQDNNDVSTLAVNHKGSLQVHSTTFINQKGRKDSSCSISVQNVPSTLSLSDLVQAISTFGKISGACIRSSPDGSTCCVVDFENSESSMRAVLAGGITVESVHLSIRPLHSPEIVSIRIQGIGKETTDPTIHTICKSIGALEGLAKAGKDAVDAFFRVENDAELQTIVKRLNGMKIDDYCWSAYQLSSNTTSSMIMEREDAKSKLGLLMNNRLFELKGRLDCMKVYSEDLQLLHLGILHLEGLPTMSNPSQTD, from the exons ATGAAGTCGAGACTCGCTGCTTCAGTTTATCCGCTACTCGTTG GTGAAtggagaagagacgtttgtaaATCCATTTCGCTTGCTTCAATGTTCCCCACCTTCAATGGAAGATGCCATTTTGTGAGCAG GTTCTGCTACCTAGGACTTCAGAGCCCAGTCAGGGCAATGCATACTTCCAGTGTCGAAGATGACTTCTCAGAATTAGGCCCACCTGTGGCTGGAAATGCTGCTATGCCACTGAAATTGGTCACAGAGAAAGTAGAACCTTTTTTG CGTAAAACTGACTTTGGAGGCAAAGCATCACTGAGCAGGTCTTTTCCTGCAGAATGTAGATCGGGCATAAAGGATACTAACCTAAATCTTCATAAATCTTTTCAAACGTCAAACTTCAAACTTCAGGACAACAATGATGTTTCTACCTTAGCAGTTAACCACAAGGGTTCCTTACAAGTACATAGTACAACATTCATTAACCAGAAGGGGAGAAAGGATAGTTCTTGCTCTATTTCAGTTCAGAATGTTCCTTCAACTCTTAGCCTTTCTGATCTGGTTCAAGCAATTTCAACATTTGGAAAGATTTCTGGTGCATGTATCAGGAGTTCCCCTGATGGCTCTACTTGTTGCGTTGTTGACTTTGAG AATTCAGAATCAAGCATGAGAGCGGTTTTGGCTGGTGGGATTACAGTTGAGAGTGTTCATCTTTCAATTCGTCCTTTACATTCCCCAGAGATAGTTAGCATCCGAATTCAGGGGATTGGCAAAGAGACTACTGATCCAACAATCCATACTATCTGTAAGTCAATTGGTGCACTGGAGGGATTGGCTAAGGCAGGTAAGGATGCTGTAGATGCCTTCTTTAGAGTGGAGAATGACGCAGAGCTGCAAACTATAGTAAAAAG GTTAAATGGCATGAAAATTGATGATTATTGCTGGTCTGCTTACCAACTTTCAAGTAACACTACCTCAAGTATGATTATGGAGAGAGAGGATGCCAAAAGCAAGTTGGGATTGCTAATGAATAATCGCCTCTTTGAATTGAAAGGGCGATTGGATTGTATGAAAGTGTACTCTGAGGATTTGCAGCTTCTGCATCTTGGAATACTCCACCTTGAAGGGTTGCCTACCATGAGTAATCCAAGTCAAACTGACTGA